From the Micromonospora lupini genome, one window contains:
- the murA gene encoding UDP-N-acetylglucosamine 1-carboxyvinyltransferase: MTDDVLVVHGGTPLEGRIRVRGAKNLVSKAMVAALLGDSPSRLFDVPKIRDVEVVRGLLGLHGVKVTDGAEDGELVFDPANVESASTDQINVHAGSSRIPILFCGPLLHRLGHAFIPDLGGCHIGPRPIDFHLQALREFGATVDKRPEGLHLSAPNGLHGTKFALPYPSVGATEQVLLTAVMAEGVTELRNAAVEPEIIDLICILQKMGAIIKVHTDRVIEIQGVPKLHGYTHRPIPDRIEAASWAAAALATRGHVEVLGAQQADMMTFLNIFRSVGGEYEVTDTRPPKLGDPGQEGGIRFWHPGGELNAVALETDVHPGFMTDWQQPLVVALTQARGLSIVHETVYEQRLGYTEALNSMGANIQVYRDCLGGTPCRFGRRNFKHSAVIAGPSKLHAADLVIPDLRAGFSHLIAALAAEGTSRVYGVDLINRGYEDFEAKLADLGAHAERP; this comes from the coding sequence TTGACCGACGACGTCCTGGTCGTGCATGGAGGCACTCCGCTCGAAGGGCGGATCCGCGTGCGCGGCGCGAAGAACCTGGTTTCGAAGGCGATGGTCGCCGCACTGCTGGGCGACAGCCCGAGCCGGCTGTTCGACGTGCCGAAGATCCGCGACGTCGAGGTGGTCCGGGGTCTGCTCGGTCTGCACGGCGTCAAGGTGACCGACGGCGCCGAGGACGGCGAGCTCGTCTTCGACCCGGCGAACGTGGAGAGCGCCAGCACCGACCAGATCAACGTGCACGCCGGTTCGAGCCGGATCCCGATCCTGTTCTGCGGGCCGCTGCTGCACCGACTCGGGCACGCGTTCATCCCGGATCTGGGCGGCTGCCACATCGGCCCGCGTCCGATCGACTTCCACCTGCAGGCGCTGCGGGAGTTCGGCGCCACTGTCGACAAGCGGCCCGAGGGTCTGCACCTGTCCGCGCCGAACGGGCTGCACGGCACCAAGTTCGCCCTGCCGTACCCGAGCGTCGGCGCCACCGAGCAGGTGCTGCTGACCGCGGTGATGGCCGAGGGCGTCACCGAGCTGCGCAACGCCGCGGTGGAGCCGGAGATCATCGACCTGATCTGCATCCTGCAGAAGATGGGCGCGATCATCAAGGTCCACACCGACCGGGTGATCGAGATCCAGGGCGTGCCGAAGCTGCACGGCTACACCCACCGGCCGATCCCCGACCGGATCGAGGCCGCCAGCTGGGCCGCGGCCGCGCTGGCCACCCGTGGCCACGTCGAGGTGCTCGGCGCGCAGCAGGCCGACATGATGACCTTCCTGAACATCTTCCGGTCCGTCGGCGGCGAGTACGAGGTCACCGACACCCGGCCGCCGAAGCTGGGCGACCCGGGCCAGGAGGGCGGCATCCGCTTCTGGCACCCCGGTGGCGAGCTGAACGCGGTGGCGTTGGAGACGGACGTCCACCCCGGCTTCATGACCGACTGGCAGCAGCCGCTGGTCGTGGCGCTGACCCAGGCCCGCGGCCTGTCGATCGTGCACGAGACGGTCTACGAGCAGCGGCTGGGCTACACCGAGGCGCTGAACTCGATGGGCGCCAACATCCAGGTCTACCGGGACTGCCTCGGCGGCACCCCGTGCCGCTTCGGCCGGCGCAACTTCAAGCACTCGGCCGTGATCGCCGGGCCGAGCAAGCTGCACGCCGCCGACCTGGTCATCCCCGACCTGCGGGCCGGTTTCAGCCACCTGATCGCGGCGCTCGCGGCCGAGGGCACCTCCCGGGTGTACGGCGTCGACCTGATCAACCGGGGCTACGAGGACTTCGAGGCGAAGCTCGCCGACCTCGGCGCGCACGCCGAGCGC